One part of the Gemmatimonas sp. genome encodes these proteins:
- a CDS encoding DUF2232 domain-containing protein gives MNGAVAPDPAATAPAGAAPQERGWRWFVLGMVLMVAVTAAPAWPPALALLAGAVRLLLPVEQFALLVLVAIAACAVVGWWAGGRLTLGLVWAAAAAWVVWRVPLPLTGYGAFLRGWAVTAGAAFGLVCLVTASKPFLSRALAATALAGVVTIGGLSTRAAGRGAFDGAAIMLSQEYQQRLTASLDLWRSRTSSPSWQAFAARLPEAAARADRMESLLHRLADPQPASAAVGGVKLAPLVRLAPALLGLETLLALALGWAAYHRLARARIGPPLAALRHLRFNDQWVWGLIVGFTALLLPTMAEWRTAGINLVAFFGTLYALRGAGVLTWYIPDRAAVWAPLGLLVLVPVLGPVWVLVALLTVTFALGLGDTWRDFRAGAEARRPWSS, from the coding sequence ATGAACGGAGCGGTCGCGCCGGACCCCGCCGCGACTGCTCCCGCAGGAGCGGCTCCGCAGGAGCGCGGGTGGCGGTGGTTCGTGCTGGGCATGGTGCTCATGGTCGCCGTGACTGCCGCGCCGGCGTGGCCACCGGCCCTCGCCCTGCTGGCCGGAGCCGTGCGGTTGCTGTTGCCGGTAGAGCAGTTTGCCCTGCTGGTGCTGGTGGCCATTGCCGCCTGTGCGGTCGTGGGCTGGTGGGCCGGCGGTCGCCTCACGCTGGGATTGGTGTGGGCGGCGGCGGCGGCGTGGGTGGTGTGGCGCGTGCCATTGCCGCTCACCGGATACGGCGCGTTCCTGCGCGGTTGGGCCGTCACGGCCGGCGCCGCGTTCGGGCTCGTCTGCCTGGTCACCGCCTCCAAGCCGTTCCTGTCGCGGGCCCTCGCGGCCACGGCGCTGGCGGGGGTGGTCACCATCGGTGGGCTTTCCACCCGGGCGGCTGGTCGCGGCGCCTTCGACGGGGCGGCCATCATGCTGTCGCAGGAGTACCAGCAACGCCTGACGGCGTCGCTCGATCTCTGGCGGTCGCGCACCAGTTCGCCCTCGTGGCAGGCCTTCGCGGCACGGTTGCCGGAAGCGGCGGCGCGGGCCGATCGCATGGAGTCGCTGTTGCATCGGCTGGCAGACCCGCAGCCGGCGTCGGCGGCGGTGGGCGGGGTGAAGCTGGCTCCGCTGGTGCGTCTGGCCCCGGCGCTGCTGGGACTGGAAACCCTGTTGGCGTTGGCGTTGGGGTGGGCGGCATACCACCGGTTGGCCCGGGCGCGCATTGGCCCGCCGCTGGCGGCCTTGCGCCACCTGCGCTTCAACGACCAGTGGGTGTGGGGGTTGATTGTCGGCTTCACCGCGCTGCTGCTGCCAACCATGGCGGAGTGGCGCACGGCGGGCATCAATCTCGTGGCGTTTTTCGGGACGCTGTACGCCCTGCGGGGCGCCGGGGTCCTCACGTGGTACATCCCCGATCGGGCTGCAGTGTGGGCGCCGCTCGGGCTGCTGGTGCTGGTGCCGGTCCTCGGACCGGTGTGGGTGCTCGTCGCGCTGCTGACGGTCACCTTCGCGCTCGGTCTGGGTGACACCTGGCGTGATTTTCGGGCGGGCGCGGAAGCGCGCCGGCCCTGGTCATCCTAG
- the rplI gene encoding 50S ribosomal protein L9 produces the protein MEVILRNAVDKLGHPGDIVSVSPGYARNFLLPRGLAYEATAGNRKRIAAEKSRLEALENERKAAAQAVADKLAEVSVTFAARVGEEGKLFGSVTTSDIAHQLEAQGFKIEKRQIELNEPIKALGMYKVPIKLHADVHPEIKVWVIKQ, from the coding sequence ATGGAAGTCATTCTCCGCAACGCCGTCGACAAGCTCGGACATCCTGGTGACATCGTCTCCGTGTCGCCGGGCTACGCCCGCAACTTCCTCCTGCCGCGCGGCCTGGCCTACGAGGCCACGGCGGGCAACCGCAAGCGCATCGCGGCCGAAAAGAGCCGTCTCGAGGCGCTCGAGAACGAGCGCAAGGCGGCGGCGCAGGCCGTGGCCGACAAGCTGGCCGAAGTGTCGGTGACCTTCGCCGCCCGCGTGGGCGAAGAGGGCAAGCTGTTCGGCTCGGTGACCACGTCGGACATCGCGCACCAGCTCGAGGCCCAGGGCTTCAAGATCGAGAAGCGCCAGATCGAGCTCAACGAGCCCATCAAGGCGCTCGGCATGTACAAGGTGCCGATCAAGCTGCACGCCGACGTGCACCCCGAGATCAAGGTGTGGGTCATCAAGCAGTAA
- the rsfS gene encoding ribosome silencing factor, translating into MAERRPSPGEPIARRAAALASDLKATDIVVLDLRGVTDMTDFFVIASGTSDTHVRAVAEHIQAGLKEGGVSTTMTEGLTQGRWALLDYADCVIHVFHPTLRQFYQLERLWGDATPLKLNAEITQGA; encoded by the coding sequence ATGGCTGAACGACGCCCGAGCCCCGGAGAACCCATCGCCCGCCGCGCTGCTGCGCTGGCCAGCGACCTCAAGGCCACCGATATCGTGGTCCTCGATCTCCGCGGGGTGACGGACATGACGGACTTCTTTGTTATCGCCTCCGGGACCTCCGACACCCATGTGCGGGCGGTCGCGGAGCACATCCAGGCAGGGTTGAAGGAAGGTGGCGTGTCTACCACCATGACCGAAGGACTCACGCAGGGACGGTGGGCATTGCTCGATTATGCCGACTGCGTGATCCATGTCTTCCATCCCACCTTGCGGCAGTTCTACCAGCTCGAGCGGTTGTGGGGTGATGCCACCCCCCTCAAGCTGAACGCCGAAATCACGCAGGGAGCATAA
- a CDS encoding SPOR domain-containing protein: MRTLIASALVLLACGCGDGSSRPSGADATPSIPGGPDPIVLRVARTGGVLTAARYPVLDRTLWRSAARLPALGSIVGFGGDDGYLAAVDTSGAPVRVDLRLGTVSTVRSDTVRAVSSADGGSIFGLTANGEIARFTPSGSDWRMTPPLPAQALHAQADGSLIVAGARNDRVVVWRVRPPQQTVSDSISFAVGSTEAAIAQALQRTAGGVGDRIFAGAGDRVLAVRARDLGQALDVDMGDPVQAIAATPSGDRLFVALADEAELRVVDRFEEGVTGTIALPGTVRALRMDPLGRVLLARGNGDSVFVVSLASDEVIGVVRTEWRGDLPLVLPDAAIAITRGADVVFAHPRSLKDMQVVAGGAQSFWHTLRWNGFRPRAAGLDQPVQFRTSAPRDSADLLPDSLRPPADSTAAPADSAPPVAAAAPFTVSFAAILDEAQARALAARIRVDGQTPRITTSEREGKTLYRVVLGPFSTRADADRVGKASGQSYWVFEGVP, encoded by the coding sequence GTGCGCACGCTCATCGCGTCGGCGCTCGTGCTCCTCGCGTGCGGCTGCGGTGACGGCTCGTCCCGCCCCTCTGGAGCCGACGCCACTCCCAGCATCCCCGGTGGTCCCGATCCCATTGTGCTGCGCGTGGCGCGCACCGGGGGCGTACTCACGGCTGCGCGCTATCCGGTGCTCGACCGTACCCTCTGGCGCTCTGCCGCCCGCTTGCCGGCGCTCGGGTCCATCGTCGGGTTCGGGGGGGACGACGGCTATCTGGCGGCCGTCGACACCAGCGGGGCCCCAGTCCGGGTTGACCTGCGGCTCGGTACGGTCAGCACGGTGCGCAGCGACACCGTCCGCGCCGTCTCGTCGGCCGACGGCGGTTCCATCTTCGGCCTGACGGCGAACGGCGAGATCGCCCGCTTCACCCCCAGCGGGAGCGACTGGCGCATGACCCCGCCACTCCCGGCGCAGGCGCTCCATGCCCAGGCCGACGGGTCGCTCATTGTTGCCGGCGCGCGCAACGACCGGGTGGTGGTGTGGCGCGTGCGCCCCCCGCAGCAAACCGTCTCCGACAGCATCTCCTTTGCCGTGGGAAGCACCGAAGCCGCCATCGCGCAGGCGCTGCAGCGCACCGCCGGTGGGGTGGGCGATCGGATCTTTGCCGGTGCCGGCGATCGGGTACTGGCCGTGCGGGCGCGTGATCTGGGGCAGGCGCTCGATGTGGACATGGGCGATCCGGTGCAGGCCATTGCGGCCACCCCCAGTGGTGACCGCCTGTTCGTGGCGCTGGCCGACGAGGCGGAGCTACGCGTGGTCGATCGCTTCGAGGAGGGCGTGACCGGAACCATCGCGCTCCCCGGCACCGTGCGGGCCTTGCGCATGGATCCGCTCGGGCGGGTGCTGCTGGCCCGCGGGAACGGTGACTCGGTGTTCGTGGTGAGCTTGGCCAGCGACGAAGTGATCGGCGTGGTGCGCACCGAGTGGCGCGGTGACCTGCCGCTGGTGCTCCCCGACGCGGCCATCGCCATCACGCGCGGCGCCGATGTGGTGTTCGCCCATCCGCGCTCGCTCAAGGACATGCAGGTGGTTGCCGGTGGCGCGCAGAGCTTCTGGCATACGTTGCGCTGGAACGGATTCCGTCCGCGAGCCGCCGGGCTCGATCAGCCGGTGCAGTTCCGTACGAGTGCGCCCCGCGATTCGGCCGACCTGCTCCCCGACAGCCTGCGCCCGCCGGCGGACAGTACGGCCGCGCCGGCCGACAGTGCGCCGCCGGTAGCGGCCGCCGCGCCGTTCACCGTGTCGTTTGCGGCCATTCTCGATGAGGCGCAGGCACGGGCGCTCGCCGCGCGCATCCGCGTGGACGGGCAGACGCCGCGCATCACCACGTCGGAACGTGAAGGCAAGACGCTGTATCGCGTCGTGCTCGGTCCGTTCTCCACGCGCGCCGATGCCGACCGCGTGGGCAAGGCATCAGGTCAGAGTTATTGGGTCTTCGAGGGCGTGCCATGA
- a CDS encoding SPOR domain-containing protein: MTAPGSLIAPWEVEGRRQAPLLDGVCAVVIAATDPSIAVSMAVGIARSQGQRRRVAIADLIGEAPAIESQLAGDDPHGIADSFLYGVSLNKIARPMQGTDNVFLMPSGTEAVDHHEVYAHERWRRLAAGFHQVGALLVVVARPQVDGFAELCGHIGTLMPVGEAVFPVPPGIPLITPPAPSPPPLEGVATPPKRESKARAREQAQQTVASRSRLRWVLLIVLAAVAVAVGALWPQIVERLPAPLTEFFATVVPPADSTAVVVPPTPMDTVPPADRRTRDSAAVGSDSVRRDSTAGEGAAAAAPRVVNPVDSANASRFAVYFATANTRAGAMPDPTVRALEAVALSPVMEGNEQWYRVTVGAASARADAERLLARLRADQVIGSGSIVSVPFAFRIESKVTESLVPTRLAVLATRGIIAYALRQADGSATIYTGAFESPTQATALADSLRVAGVAPVLVYRTGRGF; this comes from the coding sequence ATGACCGCACCCGGTTCGTTGATTGCCCCCTGGGAAGTGGAGGGGCGTCGTCAGGCGCCGCTGCTCGATGGGGTGTGCGCGGTGGTCATCGCGGCCACCGATCCGTCCATTGCCGTGAGCATGGCCGTGGGGATCGCCCGCTCGCAGGGGCAGCGCCGTCGCGTGGCCATCGCCGATCTGATCGGCGAGGCGCCGGCCATCGAATCGCAACTCGCCGGCGACGACCCGCACGGCATTGCCGACAGCTTTCTGTACGGGGTGTCGCTCAACAAGATCGCGCGCCCCATGCAGGGGACCGACAATGTGTTCCTCATGCCCAGTGGCACCGAAGCGGTGGATCACCACGAGGTGTACGCGCACGAACGGTGGCGTCGACTCGCCGCCGGCTTCCATCAGGTCGGCGCGCTGCTGGTGGTGGTGGCCCGTCCGCAGGTCGACGGATTCGCCGAGTTGTGCGGGCACATCGGGACGCTCATGCCGGTGGGTGAGGCCGTGTTTCCGGTTCCGCCTGGCATTCCGCTCATTACGCCGCCGGCGCCTTCACCGCCGCCGCTGGAGGGCGTGGCCACGCCCCCCAAGCGCGAAAGCAAGGCCCGCGCCCGCGAACAGGCGCAGCAGACGGTGGCAAGCCGCTCGCGGCTGCGCTGGGTGCTGCTCATCGTGCTGGCGGCCGTCGCGGTGGCGGTGGGGGCCCTGTGGCCGCAAATTGTCGAGCGGCTGCCGGCTCCCCTTACGGAGTTCTTTGCCACGGTGGTGCCACCAGCCGACAGCACCGCGGTCGTGGTACCGCCCACGCCCATGGACACGGTGCCGCCGGCCGACCGCCGCACCAGGGATTCCGCGGCGGTGGGGAGCGATTCCGTCCGCCGCGACAGCACCGCCGGCGAGGGGGCCGCCGCGGCGGCGCCGCGTGTGGTCAACCCCGTGGACTCGGCCAACGCGTCGCGCTTTGCGGTGTACTTTGCCACCGCGAACACGCGGGCCGGCGCCATGCCCGACCCCACGGTGCGTGCCCTCGAGGCCGTGGCCTTGTCGCCCGTCATGGAAGGCAATGAGCAGTGGTATCGCGTCACGGTGGGCGCCGCGTCGGCGCGCGCCGACGCAGAACGGCTCCTGGCGCGGCTGCGCGCCGACCAGGTGATTGGCTCGGGGAGCATTGTCTCGGTGCCCTTCGCCTTTCGCATCGAATCGAAAGTCACCGAATCGCTGGTGCCCACGCGCCTCGCCGTGCTGGCCACCCGGGGCATTATTGCCTACGCGCTCCGTCAGGCCGACGGGAGTGCCACCATCTACACCGGCGCGTTCGAGTCGCCCACGCAGGCGACCGCGCTTGCGGATTCCTTGCGCGTCGCCGGTGTCGCGCCTGTGCTGGTCTACCGAACGGGGAGAGGGTTCTAG
- the smc gene encoding chromosome segregation protein SMC — protein MRLTKLEVHGFKAFADHLEFVFEKGVTAIVGPNGSGKSNVSDAVRWVLGEQRARAMRGAKMEDVIFHGSSARKPVNMAEVSLHFDNTEGELPIPFKEVVITRRLLRSGESEYLLNRAPCRLRDIQDLVRGTGLGADSGVVIESKMIDALLSDRPDERRELFEEAAGVGLYRDRRRSAERRLEETTTDLARLDDLINEVQSQVRSLARQRRRAERHAELTSRRFAVEISLAVREMAAWKDELEALDGRLEALRGELPGADEAIAAAELQREEAHAARGAAEASRVELARLAAEQRDKTQRLERDLAVAEERQRSTTMRKQRAEQEREENEAFGRRLREDREKAATDRTTLEQELRDAGEALQLRLAAEQQARESVQRARAALDQLERQVREHRDQARRIELDRDGAAREQGETQQRRDALDLERQNLADALDAIERELINAREQVQLTQEAAQDAMHELEGARLTAATARTADAESRAMLANAVELRTNLEGKRNALAALERERVGLAPSAAKLLKERERFGDGAVLGPLTDFLTADGDTARLVERYLGATMHAIVVRDALAAAAVRQWHAQAQPGPILLLPLDVVAEMGALEGALAGSVQSQGPAARWVQALLGKVRALDGGDAFVDERGAVYLPGTAGGPGPLQRRAELTRLESDLAAADARREEAALAAEAARLALTEAERTQQLAMENNNRAQQESRRAVEVQNEVERRRERAERELAQSSALAERLVARLEELELRTRQLAQQAEALHARAGEADTDITTAREELSVAEREQEQAREGRATWQVAQAQAQARLSVAVDREKRLLEEDSTAAARIAALANELSTLSEADQHLAQQLDGWRTELETEQRNLADADGRLGEAERAVAAATHASDACESLLDEARRRATALGEQLHGAQLRHTELAGRRENIKSRLETEWRRSLDDLLTGFEELELATDELRTEAATLRNALDELGPVNPLAIEEHEEEQRRLEFLTSQRNDLVAAKQSLHQAIREIDSTARELFLATFSQVRENFRQIFLRMFGGGECDLRLENPDAPLDCDIEVHASPRGKKTQRIHLLSSGERALVALSLLFGIFLTKPSPFCLMDEVDAPLDDQNIGRFVKMLNDFKTRTQFIVITHNPRTTSEAADAVYGVTMQEPGVSSIVSVRLRNGPSIDEDGTGAPDAAADGDGEADVVPEAEPSPA, from the coding sequence GTGCGTCTGACGAAGCTCGAGGTCCATGGCTTCAAGGCCTTTGCCGATCACCTGGAGTTCGTGTTCGAGAAAGGGGTGACGGCGATCGTCGGCCCCAACGGCTCCGGCAAGTCGAATGTCTCCGACGCGGTGCGGTGGGTGCTGGGCGAGCAACGGGCGCGCGCGATGCGTGGCGCCAAGATGGAAGACGTCATCTTCCACGGCTCCTCGGCGCGCAAGCCGGTGAACATGGCGGAAGTATCGCTGCACTTTGACAACACCGAAGGCGAGCTCCCCATTCCGTTCAAGGAAGTGGTGATCACGCGGCGTCTGCTGCGCAGTGGGGAGAGCGAGTACCTGCTCAACCGCGCGCCGTGCCGTTTGCGCGACATTCAGGATCTCGTGCGCGGGACCGGCCTGGGTGCCGATTCCGGGGTGGTGATCGAGAGCAAGATGATCGACGCGCTGCTCTCCGACCGCCCCGATGAACGGCGTGAGCTGTTCGAGGAAGCGGCGGGGGTGGGGCTCTATCGCGACCGCCGCCGCAGCGCGGAGCGCCGGCTGGAGGAGACCACCACCGACCTCGCGCGCCTCGACGACCTGATCAACGAAGTGCAGAGCCAGGTGCGTTCGCTCGCGCGGCAGCGCCGCCGCGCCGAACGCCACGCCGAGCTCACGTCGCGCCGCTTTGCTGTGGAGATCTCGCTGGCCGTGCGGGAGATGGCCGCGTGGAAGGACGAGCTGGAAGCGCTCGACGGGCGCCTTGAGGCGCTGCGTGGCGAACTGCCGGGAGCCGACGAGGCCATTGCCGCCGCCGAACTGCAGCGCGAGGAAGCCCACGCCGCGCGCGGGGCTGCTGAAGCGAGCCGCGTGGAGCTTGCGCGGCTGGCCGCGGAGCAGCGGGACAAGACGCAGCGCCTCGAGCGGGATCTGGCCGTGGCGGAAGAACGCCAGCGCAGCACGACCATGCGCAAGCAGCGGGCCGAGCAGGAGCGCGAGGAGAACGAGGCCTTCGGCCGCCGGCTGCGCGAGGATCGCGAGAAGGCGGCGACGGACCGCACCACCCTGGAGCAGGAGTTGCGCGATGCCGGCGAGGCCCTGCAGCTGCGTCTCGCGGCCGAGCAGCAGGCGCGCGAGTCGGTGCAGCGCGCCCGTGCGGCGCTCGACCAGCTCGAACGGCAGGTACGCGAGCACCGTGATCAGGCTCGGCGCATCGAACTCGATCGGGACGGCGCGGCGCGTGAGCAGGGGGAGACGCAGCAGCGCCGCGACGCGCTCGACCTGGAACGGCAGAATCTCGCCGACGCGCTCGATGCCATTGAACGGGAGCTGATCAACGCACGCGAGCAGGTGCAGCTGACGCAAGAGGCGGCGCAGGACGCCATGCACGAGCTGGAGGGGGCGCGTCTGACCGCCGCCACCGCGCGCACCGCCGACGCGGAATCGCGCGCCATGCTGGCCAACGCCGTGGAGCTGCGCACCAACCTCGAAGGCAAGAGGAACGCGCTGGCCGCCCTCGAGCGGGAGCGCGTGGGGTTGGCGCCATCGGCCGCCAAGCTGCTCAAGGAGCGCGAGCGTTTCGGCGACGGTGCCGTGCTGGGGCCGCTCACCGACTTCCTCACCGCCGACGGCGACACCGCGAGGCTGGTGGAGCGGTACCTTGGCGCCACCATGCACGCCATTGTCGTGCGGGATGCCCTTGCGGCCGCCGCCGTGCGCCAGTGGCATGCGCAGGCACAGCCCGGTCCCATCCTGCTGCTGCCGCTCGATGTGGTGGCGGAGATGGGGGCGCTCGAGGGCGCGCTGGCGGGGAGCGTCCAGTCGCAGGGGCCGGCCGCGCGCTGGGTGCAGGCGCTGCTGGGCAAGGTGCGCGCCCTCGACGGCGGCGATGCCTTCGTGGACGAGCGCGGCGCCGTGTACCTGCCGGGAACGGCCGGCGGTCCGGGACCGCTGCAACGTCGCGCGGAGCTTACGCGCCTGGAAAGCGACCTCGCTGCCGCCGACGCGCGCCGCGAGGAAGCGGCGCTCGCGGCCGAAGCGGCGCGTCTCGCCCTCACCGAAGCCGAGCGTACGCAACAGCTGGCCATGGAGAACAACAACCGGGCGCAGCAGGAGTCGCGGCGCGCGGTGGAAGTGCAGAACGAAGTGGAGCGGCGGCGCGAACGTGCCGAGCGCGAACTCGCGCAGTCCAGCGCGCTGGCCGAGCGGCTGGTGGCGCGTCTGGAGGAGCTCGAGTTGCGTACGCGGCAGCTGGCGCAGCAGGCCGAGGCGCTGCACGCGCGCGCCGGCGAAGCCGACACCGACATCACCACCGCCCGCGAAGAATTGAGCGTGGCCGAACGCGAGCAGGAGCAGGCGCGTGAAGGGCGTGCCACCTGGCAGGTGGCACAGGCGCAGGCCCAGGCGCGGCTCAGCGTGGCGGTCGATCGCGAGAAGCGCTTGCTGGAAGAAGACAGCACGGCGGCCGCGCGCATTGCGGCGCTGGCCAACGAGCTGTCCACACTGAGCGAGGCCGACCAGCACCTGGCGCAGCAGCTCGACGGCTGGCGCACGGAGCTCGAGACGGAGCAGAGGAACCTGGCCGACGCCGACGGGCGCCTGGGAGAGGCGGAGCGTGCGGTGGCGGCGGCCACGCACGCCAGCGATGCCTGCGAGAGCCTGCTGGACGAGGCGCGACGTCGGGCCACCGCCCTTGGCGAGCAGCTGCATGGTGCGCAGTTGCGCCACACGGAGCTGGCCGGTCGCCGGGAAAACATCAAGTCACGCCTCGAAACCGAGTGGCGCCGCTCGCTCGACGACCTGCTCACCGGCTTCGAGGAGCTGGAGCTGGCCACCGACGAACTGCGCACCGAGGCGGCCACGTTGCGCAACGCACTCGACGAGCTGGGCCCCGTGAATCCGCTGGCCATCGAGGAACACGAAGAGGAGCAGCGGCGCCTCGAGTTCCTCACGAGCCAGCGCAACGACCTGGTCGCGGCCAAGCAGTCGCTGCACCAGGCCATTCGCGAAATCGACAGCACGGCGCGCGAGCTCTTCCTGGCCACCTTCTCGCAGGTGCGCGAGAATTTCCGGCAGATCTTCCTGCGCATGTTCGGCGGTGGCGAGTGCGACCTGCGACTCGAGAACCCCGACGCGCCGCTCGACTGCGACATCGAGGTGCATGCGTCGCCGCGCGGCAAGAAGACGCAGCGCATTCATCTGCTCTCCAGCGGGGAGCGTGCGCTCGTGGCGCTGTCGCTGTTGTTCGGCATCTTCCTCACCAAGCCCAGCCCCTTCTGCCTCATGGACGAAGTGGACGCGCCGCTCGACGACCAGAACATCGGGCGCTTCGTGAAGATGCTGAACGACTTCAAGACGCGGACGCAGTTCATCGTCATCACGCACAATCCGCGCACCACGTCGGAAGCGGCCGACGCCGTGTACGGCGTGACGATGCAGGAGCCCGGCGTATCGAGCATCGTGAGTGTGCGGCTGCGCAACGGGCCGTCCATTGACGAGGACGGCACCGGCGCACCCGACGCGGCTGCCGACGGAGACGGTGAGGCCGACGTGGTACCCGAAGCGGAACCCTCGCCGGCGTGA
- a CDS encoding ribonuclease Z: MKLTTIGTGTAAPHASRVAAAHLVEAGDVRLLLDCGSGAVHRMANLGVEWRHITHVALTHFHADHIADLPLLIMGWRWGQLPARTAPVTIYGPVGTGALLERMAAVYGAWLLAPGFPLTVRDIGPDDIVRLPGHVTLQPCAVPHSAESMAYSVSDGARRLVYTGDTGVSEALGLWAQDCDLLLAECSLPDTMAIREHLTPRQAGALAAQARARQLVLTHFYPPVEAIDILAEVAEQYAGPVVCATDGWSVDF; the protein is encoded by the coding sequence ATGAAACTCACCACCATTGGGACCGGGACGGCGGCACCGCATGCGTCGCGTGTCGCCGCGGCGCATCTCGTGGAGGCCGGCGACGTACGGCTGCTGCTCGACTGCGGCAGCGGCGCCGTGCATCGCATGGCCAACCTGGGTGTCGAGTGGCGCCACATCACCCACGTGGCGCTCACGCATTTCCACGCCGATCATATCGCCGATCTGCCACTGCTCATCATGGGGTGGCGCTGGGGCCAGCTGCCCGCGCGCACGGCCCCGGTCACGATCTATGGCCCCGTCGGCACGGGCGCGCTGCTGGAGCGCATGGCGGCCGTGTACGGAGCCTGGCTGCTGGCTCCCGGCTTTCCGCTCACGGTCCGAGACATCGGTCCGGACGACATCGTGCGGCTCCCCGGCCACGTGACGCTGCAGCCCTGTGCGGTACCACACTCTGCGGAGAGCATGGCATATTCCGTGAGTGATGGAGCACGGCGACTCGTGTATACCGGCGACACCGGGGTGAGCGAGGCGTTGGGGCTGTGGGCGCAGGACTGCGACCTGCTGCTGGCCGAGTGCTCCCTGCCCGACACCATGGCCATCCGCGAACATCTCACGCCGCGGCAGGCCGGTGCGCTGGCAGCACAGGCCAGAGCCCGTCAATTGGTGCTCACGCATTTCTATCCGCCGGTCGAAGCCATCGACATTCTGGCCGAGGTCGCGGAGCAGTACGCGGGCCCGGTGGTGTGTGCCACCGACGGTTGGTCCGTCGACTTCTAG
- the aroF gene encoding 3-deoxy-7-phosphoheptulonate synthase has product MLVVMQPNASSADIDRVCEEITRQGFKPLPLPGEVRTAIGLLGDDAKVDWSYIEGLPGVSSVLIVQKPFRQASREWKPETTIVEIAPGVRFGGPDVPVVAGPCSVESEQQILAAARQVKAAGGSALRGGAFKPRSSPYAFQGLGKQGLELLALARAETGLAIVTEAMDERGADMVAEYADCIQIGARNMQNYSLLRHVGTLKKPVLLKRGMAATINDLLLSAEYILAEGNPHVILCERGVRTFDSATRNLFDLTAVPVVQKLSHLPIVADPSHGTGLRDKVTPMARAAVAAGADGILVEMHPTPDKALSDGAQSLYPDQFTELVKQLRTIATAIGRSVTETA; this is encoded by the coding sequence ATGCTGGTCGTGATGCAGCCCAACGCTTCTTCCGCCGATATCGATCGGGTCTGCGAAGAGATCACGCGTCAGGGCTTCAAGCCCCTTCCCTTGCCGGGCGAAGTGCGCACGGCGATCGGTCTCCTTGGTGACGACGCCAAGGTGGATTGGTCGTACATCGAGGGGCTGCCGGGTGTGTCGAGCGTCCTCATCGTGCAGAAGCCGTTCCGTCAGGCGTCGCGCGAGTGGAAGCCGGAGACCACCATCGTGGAGATCGCGCCGGGCGTGCGTTTCGGCGGTCCCGACGTGCCCGTGGTGGCCGGCCCCTGCTCGGTGGAGAGCGAGCAGCAGATTCTCGCGGCGGCGCGTCAGGTGAAGGCGGCCGGCGGGTCGGCGCTGCGCGGAGGCGCCTTCAAGCCGCGCTCGTCGCCGTATGCCTTTCAGGGGCTCGGCAAACAGGGGCTGGAACTGCTCGCGCTCGCGCGCGCCGAGACGGGGCTGGCCATCGTGACGGAAGCCATGGACGAACGTGGCGCCGACATGGTCGCCGAGTACGCCGACTGCATCCAGATTGGCGCGCGCAACATGCAGAACTACTCGCTGCTGCGGCATGTGGGCACGCTCAAGAAGCCGGTGCTGCTCAAGCGTGGCATGGCGGCCACCATCAACGATCTGCTACTCAGCGCCGAGTACATCCTGGCCGAGGGGAATCCCCACGTGATTCTCTGCGAGCGCGGCGTACGCACCTTCGACAGCGCGACGCGCAATCTGTTCGATCTCACGGCGGTGCCGGTGGTGCAGAAGCTGTCGCACCTGCCCATCGTGGCCGACCCCAGCCATGGCACCGGCCTGCGCGACAAGGTCACCCCCATGGCGCGTGCCGCCGTGGCAGCCGGCGCCGACGGCATTCTCGTGGAGATGCACCCTACCCCGGACAAGGCGCTGAGCGACGGGGCCCAGTCGCTGTACCCGGATCAGTTCACCGAACTCGTAAAGCAGCTGCGTACGATTGCGACGGCGATTGGGCGCTCCGTTACCGAGACCGCGTAA